Proteins encoded within one genomic window of Tamandua tetradactyla isolate mTamTet1 chromosome 11, mTamTet1.pri, whole genome shotgun sequence:
- the BCL10 gene encoding B-cell lymphoma/leukemia 10, producing the protein MEPTVLSLTEEDLTEVKKDALENLRVYLCEKIIAERHFDHLRAKKILSREDTEEISCRTSSRKRAGKLLDYLQENPKGLDTLVESIRREKTQNFLIQKITDEVLKLRNIKLEHLKGLKCSSCDPFPDGATSNLSRSNSNRSNFSEKLRASTVMYHPEGESSTAPFFSTDSSLNLPVLEVGRTENTIFSSTTLPRPGDPGAPPLPPELQLEEGTCGNSSEMFLPLRSRAVLQQ; encoded by the exons ATGGAGCCCACCGTGCTGTCCCTCACCGAGGAGGACCTGACTGAAGTGAAGAAGGAC gCTTTAGAAAATTTGCGTGTGTACCTGTGTGAAAAAATTATAGCTGAGAGACATTTTGATCATCTGCGTGCAAAAAAAATACTCAGTAGAGAAGACACTGAAGAAATTTCTTGCCGAACCTCAAGCAGAAAAAGGGCTGGAAAGTTGTTAGACTATTTACAAGAAAACCCCAAAGGACTAGATACATTGGTTGAGTCTATTCGGCGGGAAAAAACACAGAACTTTCTGATTCAGAAAATTACAGATGAAGTACTTAAACTTAGAAATATAAAACTAGAACATCTGAAAG gacTGAAATGTAGCAGCTGTGATCCTTTTCCAGATGGAGCCACAAGCAACCTCTCTAGATCAAATTCAAACAGGAGTAATTTCTCTGAAAAACTCAGAGCATCGACTGTCATGTACCATCCAGAAGGGGAATCCAGCACGGCCCCCTTTTTTTCTACTGATTCATCTCTGAATTTACCTGTTCTGGAAGTAGGCAGAACTGAAAATACCATCTTTTCGTCAACTACACTTCCTAGACCTGGGGACCCTGGGGCTCCTCCTTTGCCACCAGAGCTGCAGTTAGAAGAAGGAACTTGTGGAAACTCTAGTGAGATGTTTCTTCCCTTAAGATCACGTGCTGTTTTGCAACAGTAa